In a single window of the Elaeis guineensis isolate ETL-2024a chromosome 6, EG11, whole genome shotgun sequence genome:
- the LOC105046777 gene encoding LOW QUALITY PROTEIN: protease Do-like 5, chloroplastic (The sequence of the model RefSeq protein was modified relative to this genomic sequence to represent the inferred CDS: deleted 2 bases in 1 codon) produces the protein MVLASLPSSSPSPPPTTLIRRKTAPSIIPTSSPTPASSRSSKRDDPVITRRTTISLLASSLALPSLYSSSLSARADEKDEPQQDEDRVVQLFQVLFSPSSLSLSLSHTYDPNDTHSIRNQEASPSVVFIKDLELRGAATPTKSPPEEELVEDDEELRNAKVEGTGSGFVWDKAGHIVTNYHVVAKLATDKSGLHRCKVYFEDYKGDTFSKEGKIVGFDPAFDLAVLKVDVEGDKLRPALMGTSHDLRVGQSCFAIGNPYGYEHTLTTGVVSGLGREIPSPNGRPIRGAIQTDAAINAGNSGGPLIDSYGHVIGVNTATFTRKGTGISSGVNFAIPIDAVVRTVPYLIVYGTSVSNRF, from the exons ATGGTGCTGgcttctcttccttcctcctccccttctcctccccctACTACACTAATCCGAAGAAAAACAGCACCATCAATAATCCCCACCTCCTCCCCTACCCCCGCCTCCTCGCGGTCCAGCAAAAGAGACGACCCCGTTATCACCAGGCGAACAACGATATCCCTTCTCGCCTCCTCCCTCGCCTTGCCTTCCCTCTATTCTTCGTCGCTCTCCGCAAGGGCTGATGAGAAGGACGAACCCCAGCAAGACGAGGACCGCGTCGTCCAACTCTTTCAGGTCCTCTtctccccctcctctctctctctctca ctttcTCACACATACGATCCAAATGACACCCACTCTATTAGGAATCAGGAGGCGTCGCCTTCGGTGGTCTTCATCAAAGATTTGGAGCTACGAGGCGCTGCGACCCCGACGAAATCCCCGCCGGAAGAAGAATTGGTGGAAGATGATGAAGAATTGAGGAATGCCAAGGTCGAAGGCACGGGCTCCGGATTCGTGTGGGACAAGGCTGGCCACATT GTGACAAATTATCATGTGGTGGCGAAACTGGCAACCGATAAATCTGGTCTACACCGTTGCAAG GTTTATTTTGAAGACTATAAAGGCGATACTTTTTCCAAGGAAGGAAAGATTGTTGGATTCGATCCTGCTTTTGATCTTGCTGTTCTGAAG GTTGATGTTGAGGGAGACAAGTTAAGACCAGCGCTTATGGGTACATCACATGATCTACGAGTGGGACAGAGCTGTTTTGCCATAGGAAATCCGTATGGGTATGAGCATACTCTAACTACTGGG GTCGTGAGTGGTTTGGGTAGGGAAATACCATCACCAAATGGAAGGCCGATTAGAGGAGCTATACAGACGGATGCTGCTATCAATGCTG GAAACTCTGGTGGACCTTTGATCGATTCTTATGGCCATGTTATTGGAGTTAACACAGCTACATTTACTCGTAAAG GGACTGGAATATCATCTGGTGTCAACTTTGCAATTCCAATTGATGCTGTTGTACGAACAGTTCCTTATTTGATAGTATATGGGACTTCTGTTAGCAATAGGTTTTGA